Proteins encoded within one genomic window of Humulus lupulus chromosome 1, drHumLupu1.1, whole genome shotgun sequence:
- the LOC133831677 gene encoding uncharacterized protein LOC133831677: MVRTRGASSKKTPASQSKKVPSPSPPPSVSTAAPSVPAPASSVGKTCKSKARKKVFSLSHEHPMVFPDISADIVDVAPPSEVVVPSRAKYPSPLPIASSLAARAKSKSVSSSSKAAAGLLKFPLKPSQSKKNFVTPKGKLGLDTSSSPLTAAKKRLKAHPPSLSSSESDPEEEKSKSEATRDTTLFDETVPDNTESEAESDELEKEDIVPSKQEAESDSDPIATPLSSKAKGKRPISDPSPSPKCSSVNFKPYSSTFCYNDNDRDMVLYAQRKFIIERNYVFSDHRPYGVLTMLQDRKWTGSLVKFTGFVDRIVKEFYANLTNEIIEPKSSLYTKVFVRGHWFSFSPKDIALALHLPLDVEDDDDVASLDKDTVITELVGKKMVWPSNTVILVSNLTYTYAALHKFATTNWKPTSHTATISFDMASFLYKVGTGLGINLALVIHDQIIGFRKEDLVAPTTAASYKASAPPSEATDVPSTKKVKPQSLKFASEDISHASSFVATDSGLVATEIAAVRASVDSLAA, from the exons ATGGTGAGAACTCGTGGTGCTTCCTCTAAGAAGACTCCTGCTTCTCAATCCAAGAAGGTGCCCTCTCCATCGCCACCTCCATCTGTGTCAACGGCGGCTCCATCTGTTCCAGCACCTGCCTCATCTGTTGGAAAGACTTGCAAATCCAAGGCGCGCAAGAAGGTATTCTCCCTCTCTCATGAACACCCCATGGTGTTTCCAGATATCTCGGCTGATATTGTCGATGTTGCACCACCATCTGAAGTGGTGGTGCCCTCTCGAGCCAAATACCCTTCTCCTCTTCCGATTGCTTCTTCTCTGGCGGCCAGGGCAAAATCAAAATCTGTTTCATCTTCTTCCAAAGCTGCTGCTGGGTTGCTCAAATTTCCTTTGAAGCCGAGCCAGTCCAAGAaaaattttgtaactcccaaaggGAAATTGGGGTTGGACACGTCTTCTTCCCCCTTGACTGCTGCCAAGAAAAGATTGAAGGCTCATCCCCCATCTCTGTCTTCCTCTGAATCTGACCCTGAGGAAGAAAAGTCTAAATCTGAAGCAACCCGTGATACCACCTTATTTGATGAAACGGTTCCTGACAATACAGaatcagaggctgagtctgatgAGCTAGAAAAAGAAGACATTGTCCCCTCTAAACAAGAAGCCGAATCTGACTCAGACCCCATTGCAACTCCTTTGTCATCCAAAGCTAAAGGGAAGAGACCTATTTCTGATCCTTCACCTTCTCCAAAATGTTCAAGTGTCAATTTCAAACCTTATTCTTCAACTTTTTGTTATAATGATAATGATCGTGATATGGTTCTCTACGCTCAAAGGAAATTTATCATTGAGAGAAATTATGTCTTTAGCGATCATCGGCCTTATGGTGTGCTAACAATGCTTCAAGATCGAAAATGGACAGGTTCTTTGGTTAAATTTACtggttttgtggatagaatagtcaaggaattctatgccaatcttACTAATGAAATTATAGAACCTAAATCTTCTTTGTATACTAAAGTATTTGTTAGGGGCCAttggttctctttttctcctAAAGACATTGCCCTTGCTTTGCATCTTCCCCTTGATGTcgaggatgatgatgatgttgcctCTCTTGACAAGGATACGGTTATCACTGAATTGGTAGGAAAAAAAATGGTATGGCCATCTAATACAGTCATCTTAGTCTCTAATCTCACCTACACTTATGCTGCCCTCCATAAGTTTGCCACAACGAATTGGAAGCCCACTTCTCACACCGCCACTATCTCTTTTGATATGGCTTCATTTTTGTACAAGGTGGGGACCGGTCTTGGTATAAATTTGGCTTTGGTTATTCATGATCAAATCATTGGGTTTCGCAAAG AAGACTTGGTGGCTCCCACTACTGCTGCTTCCTACAAGGCCTCTGCTCCTCCTTCTGAAGCCACTGATGTTCCATCAACCAAGAAAGTCAAGCCCCAATCTCTGAAGTTTGCCTCGGAAGACATTTCTCATGCCTCCTCCTTTGTTGCCACAGATTCCGGACTTGTTGCAACAGAAATAGCTGCTGTTCGAGCCTCTGTTGATTCTTTGGCTGCTTGA
- the LOC133831683 gene encoding uncharacterized mitochondrial protein AtMg00860-like, with protein sequence MPFGLTNAPAAFMDLMNGIFRPYLDKFVVVFIDEILVYSKKPEGSAEHLTIVMRTLRDHQLYAKKENCNFWMTEVKFLGHVISQEGITMDPAKIVSILQWERPKDVAEVRSFLGLVSYYCRFVENFSQISMPLTKLTRKDLKFVWDDNCKEAFRELKQRLTTVPVLTVPNSEEPYVVFTDVSGTGLGGVLCFMPIEAT encoded by the coding sequence atgccatttggattgacgAATGCGCCTGCAGCATTTATGGACCTTATGAACGGGATCTTTAGaccctatttggataagtttgtggttgtTTTTATTGATGAAATTTTGGTGTATTCCAAGAAACCTGAGGGCAGTGCAGAACACTTAACAATTGTAATGCGAACTTTGAGAGatcatcaattatatgctaagaaaGAGAATTGTAACTTCTGGATGACCGAGGTCAAATTCTTAGGGCATGTAATATCCCAAGAAGGCATTACTATGGATCCTGCGAAGATAGTTTCTATCTTGCAGTGGGAAAGACCGAAGGATGTTGCTGAGGttcgaagttttcttgggttagtaaGTTACTATTGTCGCTTTGTGGAGAATTTTTCTCAAATTTCTATGCCCTTGACAAAGCTaacaagaaaggatttaaagttcGTGTGGGATGACAATTGTAAAGAAGCTTTCAGAGAATTGAAGCAAAGATTGACTACGGTGCCTGTTCTTACTGTGCCAAATAGTGAGGAACCGTATGTGGTATTCACTGATGTTTCTGGTACTGGTTTAGGAGGAGTTCTATGCTTCATGCCAATTGAAGCCACATGA